The DNA sequence TTTATTGAATTGGTAGATGCTTGCTTTCGCACTGCTCGCGTGCACACGCGCTTTGGGTTgaataagtttttgttttttttgtttttttatctcttatccttatcattaaataaaagttattatgtgacttttggttaaaacttaaagttatgaaacaatttttattagttttccttatttaaaTACACGATTTTTTATGCTAGAAAACACACGATGGTGGCCAAAGAAGGTTGAAATTAGCTCCCGACTTGGAGTTGGCTCACAGCCACCATGCATCAAAGGCCTAGTCTTCAGCCTGTTTGGATATGGTTTTGTAGGATATAATTTTACTTATTCACTTTTGTTGAAAGCGCTTCTGTTAAAAGTGtctttaaaatgattgaaatcgCTTTTGGTGCAAAAGTTTTTAGAattaattcttagtaaaaagaCAAATGAATCTTGGAACTGAGTAAGTATGAAGCAGCTTTTTTAGAAGATCTCTGGTTGTTCAAAAAGTTATGTTAAACAAGTATGaataaaaaacacttcaagtgtttttggaacctaaaaatattttctctaaaaatgctttcggtcattttaaaagtacttccaaaccAGCCATATAATGCTTATCTAGAAAGCACTAAAATTTGCTTAGTGCTTCTGCCAACCGTGCCAAAACCGAGCCTTATAATTGCTTACAGAAAGCACTAAAAAGTCGAAAAGTTGAACTTAAGTTTTCACCTTTGGGGGTGCTGGCAAACCAAGCAGAAAACAATATCAGCTCTATCAGTCATTGACACACATCGGTGGTGGTGGTCCAAGAATGGATATGTCTTGTATCTGATGTGTGAATTTCTTAAACCATGCATCTTTCACCGGCTCCAACCTTATCGTCACAATCGGCACAAAGACAAAAGAAAACCGTAAGCGATACAATAAACGTGGGTTAAGCTAGTTGACCAATACAGTGTTATCAACCCTTGCTTTCGACGAGTCATGGTAAAGTTATAAGACGAAGACTCAATATATAGGATCATTCGGACCAAGGTATAAAAGAGATAAATATGAAGAAGATAACCCCGTATATATCTAGGTAGATACTGTAGCAGTCTACGACGTAAGGATGAAGAAGAAGGTGCAATCTCATAAGGGAAAATGCAGATACAATATGGCAAATGCGGGTTAAGCCAGCTGATCAAGATAGTGTTCCGTCATCTACTATGCTAATGCTACATTACTTTATGTATTACCTGAAATTACATATCAGGGAACTAAACTCTTATCATTAATTCCCCTATACTGTGCTGAACCTGCACCTGCAGAAATTACCTACTGCTACTGTACTTGAAAAACACAACTACGAGTCTACGGTGCAAACTCAGCTCTACTTATTTGCCAAGAAGTTCATGCAGATGGGAGGTTGAACCTTGGCCAATGCAAGAATCGACGAAGGGAGAATCCACAACCCGTCTCCACATATCAAACCGGAAGCGACTGCCGGAACCATTAAACTTGCCTTGTTGTTTTTCAGCTTGTGCCAGACGAACACAACCAAACTCCCCATGCACATATCAATTGCAAAGTACGCTCCAACGAGGAATGGGACAGCCATTGCCATTGGAAGCGGAACGTATTTCCCGATTTTCGTAGGAGCAAGATCTCTCAGCAGATTAGTTGCTATGGCAAATGAGAAAAAACCATAACACAGCTGCAAGCAATGCTGGGGCAGGGCAGAGAAGCCTTCAACGCCGAGAATTGCCATGTTTCTGTATATGATGGCGTAAGGGGCTTTGTATTCACCGTCTGGATCCCCAATGTTAAAGGCCTTGTAGAAGAGAAAAAATGTAAGAGGAGCTACCACACAGCCTATGGCCGTTCCAATAGCCTGGCTTAAAATCATTGATCGAGGAGACGTGAGAGTGAGATGAGCAGTCTTTAAGTCGTGCATCAGATCGGAGGAGATAGAAACTATTGATTTGATCAGACCACAGCCTACAAGTCCAGCAACAACACCATCGTTTTTCCCAGCTACGGCAGCAAGCACAAAGAGAGCCACTTTCCCGTAGTTATAAGCCATGTTCATGTCAGTTAGACCCGCACCATAAGCATTGCAGAAGCTTAGAGAGGGTGCAATTAGGTAGGCTACGACTACATAATACCATTTCAGTTGAGGAAACATAAGTGGGATAATAATGATGGAGATGACAGAGAACAAGGTGTACCCTACGCAAGCTACCCAAACGGGAATGTTATCTCTTATGAAGACTTCATTTCGTCGAAGATCATCAACAGTCACATTCTTGTCATTTGAAGCTGCATGAGAGAGATAGTTTAATGATGTTACTCAAATTGTTTCAGTTCACACACGAAGCATAAACCATGCAAGATGTTACTCAAATTGTTTCATTTTGAGTACGAAGCATAAACCATGCAAAGTCGTGCACTACCTGTTTTAAGGTTCTTGTTCATCATTTTCATGTGGATGTTTGAGCCAGTAAAATATagtatcttgagaaaattgtacAGCCCGTCTCCTAGTATCAGGGAAATGGAAATGAAAACCTGTAGCAAAACAAAGATACACGAAACTCAATTGCCTAATACTTGAATCCAAAAATCTCTATGACAAAATCAGTAAGAATCTGGTTAAGAAATGGAATTGAATGTCTAGTCCACACCTTGTAACCGTTTAGACTCTTCATACTACTTTCTGATAAAGTTGCAGGAAACCACTCTCCCTTAAGACCCCTTATCAATGGCCACATTACTCCCCAAGAGAGTATGGCGCCGAGAAGCAAAGATAAGTTCACGAGATGAGAACAGATCATTCCTGCTCCTATATAAGTCATACTGAAATCAAAGTAAAATCTGCAAAATTCAATTTATGCAATCAATGACGAGAGAAGGATCAATCATGACAAGCAGAAGGAAAATGAAAGACACAAAGCACGCACGAATTTCTCCAAGCGGTCAATCCAAATGTTGGAAACTGAGCGAATCCGCATTGCTCCCCTCCAGAATAAAACCACTGAAAGAAACCCCACAAGAAACTAACTGAAAAGAATTTCATGAACCCGTGAACCTGCTGTCTGCGAGAAGAACCTCAACATGTTAAGAGTTCTTTCAAACTCAAGTCCTATTTAGTCTTAAACCGAAGATTAAGTCATATAAACGGATGCCTACTTAGCCATCTTGTCACCCTTTGGAGTATGGAACCCGTTAATAAGGACAGCAGTAGCAGTTCCGCTCGGGTATGCTAATTTATAGTCTATTATCATGATCTGCAAAACAACCCAAACTGCATTTCTAAACCCCTTTCGGAATCAATAACTTTGTCAATTTCAAACACACAAGCAATTTCAACCTCTTTCTCAATAATTTAGCAGTTCAGAAACATAACCCAATTTACTTTTTCATTCCCTCAAACAAACCTTTTTCTGCTATCGAAAGTTAGACAGGACGAAAGAACTTACCTTTCTGAGAGGAACCAAAGCCAGCAGCCCAACAAAACTACTAACAAATAGAAAACCAGTCATCCAACCAATCGCTGGTTCCTTGGTGCTCCCGGGAGTGTTCCCCTCAGTATCAACCCCAACTTGCTCGTAAGTCTTTCGGTTTAGACCCAACAGATACGAACCAAAACCACCTGCAATGCCACATATTTCAGCAAAACCCCATATGAATATTATGAAACCGAATCATCAAcatgaaaaaaataacaaaagcaGAAATTTTTCTGACCTCCAACAGCAATGCTATAACACGCAACTGCACAAGTTTGAATTATTGTATTCTCCTGCCTGGTGAAGGGAGTTGATACAACTCCAGCCTTTTGAAGCAGCTTAGTCCATGACCGGATGAACACGAAAGCGAGAAGTGCAGCCGAAACATTGAGATTGGGAACCAAACCAGTGGTGAGGTTCAACTTCATCACTATAACACTGTAAATTACCCCAATAACTACGCTGGCTACGAGTCCCCGGACTGTAATCTGCCTTCTCCATGGGACTATTCTGTTCAAATCCTCCTGTGGCTCACATCCATTATCTTCAATCCCATGTCCATTCAATGTCTCAAACGTCTCAATCTCTCCGTTTTCGCCATTTGTGTTCCCCATTTGGTCTAAAAACCCTTCGCTGATCAGATAGAGTcaaatgaaagagagagagagtagaattTAGAAAATTTGATGATACGAACATGTTTTCTCAAGACCATTTCAGTCAAAAAATCAAAGAACTAATCTGATAGCtgaaatgaaataaacacaGAAGAACACAAAAGCCCATCAACGATATTACCTCAACtttctcttcttgttcttcgaTCGAGAGCTGGAAATTTCAGAAATTTACAAATGGCGTATCCGCAGACGAACCCTTTTCTCAATCTGCAATCTGATATCGTCCAGATTGCTTATTGCATTGAGAGAGAGGGTTGACTCGCAAGAACCCACCAAAAAGATCAAAACTTTACAGAGAAaacggaaagaaagaaaaagcccCACGAATCCACTGCCAGTTGTTTGTGCCGAGAATTTGAGGAGTGGCTAGTGGCTACCACACgccaaaaatatttataattcgATTGGAAAAAGCAGAAGCAGAAACTCAGAGGAAAAGTCGTCGTCTCTGCATGTACTGCAATGAAGTACTAAACATGCTTTTGTAGTACATGACATCAACTTTCGATCCACCCCACTCAAAccgaaaaacaaagaagaagctGTTTTTCCTTAACGACTGCTTTTATGAGTGTGACTCAAACACGGCACACTCGGTTGGGAAAAGACTGAGCTTTTCTTATACTCCCcacaaattaataaataaaaagagaaatgaaaTGCCAACGATATCGGCT is a window from the Pyrus communis chromosome 16, drPyrComm1.1, whole genome shotgun sequence genome containing:
- the LOC137720043 gene encoding metal-nicotianamine transporter YSL3-like, giving the protein MGNTNGENGEIETFETLNGHGIEDNGCEPQEDLNRIVPWRRQITVRGLVASVVIGVIYSVIVMKLNLTTGLVPNLNVSAALLAFVFIRSWTKLLQKAGVVSTPFTRQENTIIQTCAVACYSIAVGGGFGSYLLGLNRKTYEQVGVDTEGNTPGSTKEPAIGWMTGFLFVSSFVGLLALVPLRKIMIIDYKLAYPSGTATAVLINGFHTPKGDKMAKQQVHGFMKFFSVSFLWGFFQWFYSGGEQCGFAQFPTFGLTAWRNSFYFDFSMTYIGAGMICSHLVNLSLLLGAILSWGVMWPLIRGLKGEWFPATLSESSMKSLNGYKVFISISLILGDGLYNFLKILYFTGSNIHMKMMNKNLKTASNDKNVTVDDLRRNEVFIRDNIPVWVACVGYTLFSVISIIIIPLMFPQLKWYYVVVAYLIAPSLSFCNAYGAGLTDMNMAYNYGKVALFVLAAVAGKNDGVVAGLVGCGLIKSIVSISSDLMHDLKTAHLTLTSPRSMILSQAIGTAIGCVVAPLTFFLFYKAFNIGDPDGEYKAPYAIIYRNMAILGVEGFSALPQHCLQLCYGFFSFAIATNLLRDLAPTKIGKYVPLPMAMAVPFLVGAYFAIDMCMGSLVVFVWHKLKNNKASLMVPAVASGLICGDGLWILPSSILALAKVQPPICMNFLANK